In Deltaproteobacteria bacterium, the sequence CATCAAAGGGGCTGTCGAGGGCATCAAGGATTCCCGGGTGGTGGTGGAATTTGTCGATGAACGGCGGTTTGTGGAGCTCAACATCGAAAATGCCAAGGCCTTGAAACGCTGGTCCTTTTATCAAGATATTCTCGAGGCTGACCGCTTTATCAATATTCCGGTGGCCAAGACTCACTCCGAAGCCCGGCTGAGCCTGTGCATGAAAAACATGATGGGGGCCATCGGTGGTTGGCGGGGTCGCATCCACGTCGGCCTGCAACAGAACATTGCCGACATGAACCTGGTGTTGCGGCCTGATCTGCATATCCTCGATGCAACCCGGATCCTGACCCAGAACGGCCCGACCGGCGGCAAACTGGAATATGTCCAGATCAAAAACCAGATCATCGCCGGGACCGACCCGGTGGCCCTGGATGCGTATGGCACTACCCTTTTTGACCTTAAGCCTGCGGATATCGGCCACATCGTCAAGGGTCATGAATTGGGTCTGGGAGAAATTGACTTAAAGAAGATCAAATTTCTGGGTGCCTGAGCCCATTTTAGCATA encodes:
- a CDS encoding DUF362 domain-containing protein, producing the protein MNRREFLKQVAALGVLAGAGRIMTMPAELWAMAPKEKPAPILARATGTNYAHLVGDAVQALGGMKKFVNPGEVVVVKPNMAFDRPPEMAATTHPVVVRKVVELCLEAGAKKVKVLDRTCHDARRTYVNSGIKGAVEGIKDSRVVVEFVDERRFVELNIENAKALKRWSFYQDILEADRFINIPVAKTHSEARLSLCMKNMMGAIGGWRGRIHVGLQQNIADMNLVLRPDLHILDATRILTQNGPTGGKLEYVQIKNQIIAGTDPVALDAYGTTLFDLKPADIGHIVKGHELGLGEIDLKKIKFLGA